In Syntrophobacterales bacterium, the DNA window AGATCGCCATCGGCAGTCCCAAAAGCGTGCCTGCCGGTCAATATGCCATGGACGCATTCAGAAACGAAGGTCTAGATAAACAGATGGAAAAGAAATTGGTCATGGCAAGAGACGTCCGTGAATGTCTCCTATATGCGGATCGCGGTGAAGTGAACGGCGCTTTTGTCTATAAGACTGATGCGGAACAGATGGCCAAAAACGTTAAGATTCTTTTTACCGTGCCTCAGGGTCTCTATCCGAGACCAACATACCTAATGGCACTGACCTCGACGGGAAGCAGGAAGCGCGAAATACTTGCTTTCTATAAGTTCCTGCGGTCTCCCGAGGCTAAGACAGTTCTTCAAAGGTACAGTTTTCTGGTGAACTGACCATCAATGCTGCCCGCTTTTACACCCACAGACTACTCGGCAATATTGCTGTCACTGAAAGTTTCAGTGGTGGCGACTTTATTGTCCCTTCCATTTGGGTTTGCAGTGGCCTACCTTATGACCTACCGCTCATTCCGGGGGAAAATCGTCCTTGATGTAATGGTCAATCTCCCATTGACCTTGCCTCCAGTAGTGATAGGATACCTGCTGCTGCTTCTCCTGGGACAGCAGGGGTGGGTAGGAAAATTTATACTTAAGCCCTTGGGCATCAGTATAATTTTCACCTGGAAAGCAGCTGTTATTGCAACGGCAGTGGTCGGTTTTCCGCTTATGGTCAGGTCTATCAGAACCGGCATGGAGACAATCGACCGGCGGCTTATTCAAGCATCGAGAACTCTCGGGGCAGGATGGTTCGACAACATTGTGACGGTGATCATACCGCTCGCAATGCGGGGAATTATTGCTGGTTCCGTCCTTATGTTCGCAAGGGGACTCGGCGAATTCGGCGCTACAATCATTGTGGCAGGCAATATTCCTGGGGTCACCCAGACTATCCCCCTTGCCATTTACGAATATGTCAGCTCTCCAAGGGGGGATGTTCTGGCAATGGTCCTTTGCACCGTCTCCATCACCATCTCCATAACCGTGCTGGTACTTCACGAATGGCTTAGCAGACGTATGATAAAGAAGGCCGATTGACATGGAATTAAAGATCGCAATACAAAAACAATTCGGGACGTTTCATTTGGATGTGGATTACGATGTTGAAGGTGAGCGGGTTGGGATATTCGGGCCTTCCGGTGGTGGCAAATCGACGCTTACGGGCCTTCTCGCAGGACTGAATCATCCTGATAGAGGGATAATCCTGCTTGATGGAGATGTGATCTTCGACAGCAGCAAACAGATCAACACCCCTCCAAACAGACGGCGCATCAGCATGGTATTCCAGCGTCCCCATCTCTTTCCTCATCTAAGCGTAAGAAACAATCTCCTCTATGGTTACAGGCGTTGTGCGCCTGAGCACCGCAGAATCACGCCGGATAATCTGGTAGAAGTGCTGCGAATTGGCCATCTCCTGGACAGAGGAATCAGGAATCTTTCCGGCGGGGAAAGACAGAGGGTGGCTATCGGTCGCGCAATCCTTTCCAGTCCCCGGTTGCTCGTAATGGATGAACCTCTGTCGGGTCTTGACGACAACCTCAAATTCCAGATTATTCCCTTTCTTAAAGAGACATGCGAGACCTTCATGATCCCGTACCTCTTCATCTCACATTCGTTAGTCGAAATGAGAATCATGGCGGACAAGGTGCTAAGTATGGCAGAAGGGCGCATTACGGGACATATGACTGCAGAGGATCTGGCAAGATCATACATGGGAGGTAACACGACAGGCTATACCAATCTTCTTGCCTTGAAATTCTCACGCCGTATAAATGGCCTGTATGCCTATGACTGGGGGAACCGGGAGATTTTCGTTTCAATGGGCAGCGACCAACCGTCCACCTTTTTTGAGCTGTCTTCAATGGAAATAATTCTCTTCAGGCGTCACCCGGAAGCCATCAGCGCCCGCAACCTGCTGAATTGCCGCGTCACCAATGTTTTTGATGCAGGCTACAGGCTTGGCATTGAACTGGAGTGTGGCGGAGAACGCCTCATAGCGGAAATCGTCAGGCAGGCTGCCGAAGATCTTGGCATAACAAAGGGAAACGAAATCTTTGCCGCCATAAAAGCCACAGCTTTCAAGCGTCTGGGTTGATTAGTCCAAACCATATCAACCGGACCGATTCCATGAACCGCCTTTTCATAACAGAAGGTCAATCCCGCAAGGGAACTCATATTTTTTTCCGACAGAACCCATGAGTGTAAATGTTATATGCCTGACCAGGCTTCCACCAGGAACCGGTCTGCTCAATCAGTTTCATGGAGGGAGTGGATCTAAAACCCACTGTAAAATCCGCCAAAAGTCTTGACAGAGCGGCCGGACAGATGTAAAAAAACTATATGGAGAAAATGAAGCTTGCGTATAAGGTGTGGCTTGACAAGGATGGCAAGGCTTTCGGTGAAGGCCCTTACAGTCTGTTAAAGCTTGTGGAGAAGACGGGTTCGCTCAATCAGGCGGCGATGGAAATGAACATGTCGTACCGCAAAGCATGGCTCACGATTCGCTCCATTGAAGAAAAACTGGGATTCACCCTTCTTGAGAGACATACTGGAGGCCGCTCCGGTGGAGGTTCTACGATCACACCCGAAGGGGCGGAGTTCATGAATCGTTATGAGTTATTCCGGAAAGAAGTGCAAGAAGTTCTCCAAAATACCTACCTCAAGCATTTCGGTTAATATCTCTATCTGAATATCAGCATGGCGGCAGGTTTTGGGCCGGGCGTTATAGTACGTGCGCTTAGACAGAAAAGGTGGGCGGCTTTGAAATGATCCTTCGCAGATCATCGGCCTCATCGAATACCCGGACCAAACAACTTCTCCGAATCCTGCGTATGGCCGATTTTGTTCTTAAGCCACTTTCTTCCGCCGGGCTTACAGCCATTGTGCCGCCAGAGGTTCTTGCCGATGTATACACCCTCGTCCTTGTCGATCCTCTCATAGCAAACATAACAGGTATCACGTCTCAACTCATCAAAGAGAGGTTCCTGATAATATTTCTGTCTTACCTTACGGGACATATAGATTATTCCTTGCCGTATCTTTCGATAAGGACTTCGGTGAATTTCCAGTAACCATCATCTGTTTTTCTCATCTTTACCGCCTCTACGCCTTTGCTTTTAATCTCTACAGAAGCTGTATTGCCTTCCCGCCTGACACGGAGATGCCAGATTATGCCCACATTGACGTCATGTATGTCAAGATTGCCGAGAGTTACCGTTGACCCGCTGCTTAGCGGGATGCTGCCCTGGCCGCGTATGACCGATACGAGATAGAGGCGTACGCCTTCTTTAATGCTTAGCATGTTCGTCGAAACAGCCGACGCGATACCCTTATTTAGCCCGGTGGAGGTCTCGTCTCTTGGGAAAAGGCTCTTTGCGAGGCTTTCGGTGACAGAATCAATGTCAACATATTTCATGGCGGCCTCAGCATCATGATCGCTCACTGCCAGGATAAATCGATAAATCGAGTAGTACGGGGTGGTTTTAAGATAGATAAAGGCCAGGACCATTAAGAGAAGAATAACGCCCGATACGAGTATTACCTTGCCTTTCTTCATACGGTGATTATTTCCCTCTCAGGAAGCATTGGCAAATGCCGGTGGGTTTCTTCCAAAACAGACAGGCAGGGCTTCCTTTTATCTGCATGGCCCGGAAACACGGCGGCACAGGGAATGCCAAAACTCAATGGACGAGGCATGGTGTTGCTCCTTGTTGGTCAATAAAATAAAAAGATAGCATCAAGGAAGAAAAAAAACCAGCCCAGAGAGGTTACCATACCAAAATACCTGATGGTCTTTTTTCTCTTAGAGAATATAGCGATCGATAAAAGCATGAGGCCGGCATGTAAGGAAAAGAAAATAAGGACATAACCATAGTTCCTCTTTATTTCCTGAACTATCACTCTTTATTTGCCAGTTCATCCTTTTTTGGTCTTAAGTTCGGCCTTTTTCTTGTCGTAAGGCTTGATTACATCCCTGTTTGGACGAGCATATTAAACGGGAGCCGGATAGTATCAGGAAAGATAAAATATAGAAGCATTTTATGAGAAGAGACTGATGGAGATAACCGTCGCCAGAACGTCAAGGGTGCGATTCCGACAGTAGCAAGGCTCAATATGATGTATGACATCCGAGATGAAAGGCGCGGGGTTAAGATAACAAAATCCTATTACAATCGAAGTGATAACCGGATAATTACAGCAGGCACGGGGCGTAAGGTTTGGGCGGCCCGTCAAAAGGCCGCCCCGCAGTTTCGAAGATTTGGTAAAGCGACGGGAGAGCAAGGAGCGCTGACGATCACTGAAGTCTTGAAGCAGACAGGCTTAAAAGAAGCTACGTTTTATAGGCGTTTACGGGAATAAAAACTTAAGCAGGAAAGATAATTAAGCAACTATCAAAATGTGTACTTTTTGATAGTTACAACTAAGGGTAAATACTTAGGTATTCAAAGGAGTTACATGAGATGAGGACGGGTTTTGGATAAAAACATGGTGCGCCGTATATTACGCTGTAAAGCGCTACAACGGTAAAAACAACACAGGGACTTACTTCCCGGAAAAGGAGCGTTTCAAGATGAGACCCAAGAAAAATATACTTTTATCTGTACTCGTTTCAGCGGCATTTATATTGACCATAATATACTCTTCAAGTTTTTTCATCAATGTTGCATATAGTGCTGATCAATATAGAATTACAGGACAGTTTTTCGATAGAGGCAGCATGGAAGAGGACGTGCGACCGATCACTTTTCCCCAGGGAAAAACGCCGTCCATCGGGGTGTTTAAGGGCGGTATGCCCGTTAATACGCATGTTACGGTTACGCCAGACGGCAAGTTTGAGTTTTATCTGTCTAAAGAGTGGGTCGACGCTTTTGTGGGCAATGAAAACGACTATTATATGTATATGCCTTTTCTCGATCTCGCGATATTCTCGCAATATGCCGACTACAACACCTCCAACAACGGTCGTCCGGTAAGCATCTCAGAAATAAGGGCAGGCGCACCGCTACCAATATTGGGGCGGTTTGGTGGCATCATTCAAGGCAAATTTTCACTGCCAACAGATGTCGTCTTTCCGGATCCTGGCTTACACGGATATATTGCCCTAAGGGAACTCAAAAGTAATGATTATGATAATGAGAGTTGGTATAGCTTGAACAACAACCAAGGTTATTTCCAGTATAGTTTGACAGTTCCCCCCGGTCAATACAAAATTGCTTTTGGTTATGGAAGGTATGGTAGCGCGAATACGTTTCAGTATTTCAATGGGAAAACCACAGACGAAAGCGCTGACATCATCACGGTTACCGCTTTTGAAGACGTTACAGGCGTCAACACCGTAGGGACACAATTATCGAGCGATGCTACGCTTGCTTCGCTCACCGTCAGCGCTGGAACGCTTATCCCCGCCTTTACACCCAACACTACAAATTATACGGTCACTGTCCCTAATAATGTCAGCAGTATTAACATAACAGCTGCAGCCACTCATGGAGCGGCTTCAGTTGCCGGCACAGGGACAAAGGATCTTGTCGTTGGCATAAACGCTTTTTCTATTACAGTGACCGCCGAAAATGGCGCAACACATACCTATACAATAGCCGTGACCCGTGAAGGTGAGCCGCCTGAGATCACTACCAGCTCGTTACCGTCTGGCACGGCGGGAACCCAATACAATGAAAAGCTGGAAGCCACAGGCGACCCCGATCGTTGGAGCATCGTAGGGGGAGCATTGCCGGAAGGTTTGATATTAACCGCTAACGGTATTATATCAGGCATCCCAAGGAAAGGGGAGACCGCTTCTTTCACTATACGAGCGGAAAACCAATACGGCTTTGATGAAAAACAGTTGTTTATCGAAACAACTGACGAACCACCCATCATTGTAGGCATACCACCCATCATTACAACGACATTTCCAAATAACCGGTTGCCAGACGCCGTGGAAGGAGAACTGTATCCTGGTGTGAGACTTACAGCAACTGGAACCGCACCCATTTATTGGTCGGCGAGCGGTCTGCCTGAAGAAATGTGGATAGATGCACAAGAAGGAATAATTACGGGGATTCCAAGAACACCAGGCATGAAAATCTTTTCTATCACAGCGACTAATATATTTGGTCCGTCAGTAGACACCAAGACATATCAATTATATGTAAGGCCTGCAGTTTTAAATACCGATGCACAGTTTTTACAGGAGAGCGTCTCAGGAATATTGAGAAACGGCTTGAGCCAAAGCAACCTGTCCCTCAATGGTAAGGTTTTAACATTGGTTATCGATGGCAGAGAGTTTGTTCTAAGCTCCAATGCTAACAACCGCAATATAAGCGGTGAAATCGCTCTCGGTAACGGTTATTACCTGGTATTCGACATCAAGGGCAACGGCTCAAACGTTAAGGATTTCAGGGTTATTAAGAGATAGGCAAATCCATAAGGAGCAAAAATACAGGCCAAGGCTTAAATCGCCTTGGCCTGTATTTTTGCTCAAATATCATTTCACCCCTTGTCAGCCGGACAATACGTATGCGCCCTTATCCAGAAACTCCCAGGTCTAATCAGCACGGAAGAAAATGCCGGATTTAAACCCCTTTCTCTATAATCCAATAGGTCATCGAACAATACAAAATATCAATATATAAACTATCAATATATTTAATTTCAATGCACTTATTGCTGGAGTATCGGCTGATAAGTTGCTATAATTTTTTCCTCCTGCTTTCCAAACATTATAGACTACTTGAGGTGAAGCCATGGGAATTAATTACCGAAGCGATCTTAGCGCCGATGAAAACCTGCTGATGGCGCTCGTGAGAGCGGCCGAAACTTTCAAAAGGGCCGTCTCCAACATCTTCAGAAAACACGGCCTTTCCTTCCCGCAGTATAATATGCTGAGGGTGATTGATGCCTCAAAGGATGGCCAGAGCAGAATCACCCATGTGAGCCGCATCATGATCGTTCCCGTTGCGAACATGACCGGCATTGCGCGCAGACTCGAAAAGAACGGATTCATCAAGAGAAAATCGGATCCAAGTGATGAGAGAGTTACAATCCTTGAGATCAGCCCAAAGGGAAAGAAGACGCTAATCCGCATTGAGAAGGAGAGGGATGATTACATATACATGATGTTGAAAGATTTTGCCGAGAATGAAAAATCAGTTCTTCTGCAAAATCTCAAACTCCTTATCAGAAATAACAGAGAACTTGAATAGCTCTTACTCCTTCATTCCATCTATGGAAGATCTCTTGTCTTGCATCTCCACGGAAAGATTTCAGTCTCGCGCCTAAAGAGGCGGCACCAGCCATAGGACCCTAAACAGGGTCGGATTCAATCTTTTTTCCTGGACCGGACTGCCTGCCGCTTAAGTATTACTTGTCGGTAGAACGCGGAAAGGGGATTGATATAGTCCCGATTGGACACTCGGGGGCACAAAAACCGCATTCCTCGCAAAGGTCCGCTGCAAGATGCACCTTATCGCCTTTTAGAGACAACGCCTCAGGCGGACATGCCTCCACGCAGTTCCCACACCCTGTGCATTCTTCCAAACCGATAACAGGTATCATCAGATATTCATCCCCATGCGATATCCATCATGAATCGCATTATTTATTCTTCGTGGTCTTTTTGCATCACCTATATAATATATTTCCCGCCCCGGAACAGTCTCCCAGATTTCCGCAGGCTCCTGCTTAGCCAATATGATTCCGTCGAACCCTATCACTTTTTCACCAGAAGAACCGGACAGACGAATACCATGCCCTTCAATCCCTAAAATGCGGACTCCAGCCATGAGAACGACCTTCTTCTCTTTCAGAGACCTCACATACTGCCACAAATAAAAGGGGTTCACATCCCGGCCGAATCTCGTGCCTTCTTCGATAACCGTGAGGTCGTACTCTCCGGTGCGGAGCAAAAATACGGCTATCCCAAGACCCACGCCGCCACCCCCGATAATGACGGTCCGGCGCGGTGGCTTTATCCCTTTTGCCATAATGTCCTCTGGAGTAAGAAAGGCCTGCGACGAAAGATAAGGCGCCTTCCTGATCCCGGCGCCGTTTGCCAGCACTACCACTTGCGGCCCTTCTTTTGCTATGATGTCTGGAGTACATGCCACACCAAGGCGGATATCCACTCCGTTGCGCCTGCACTCTCCTTCAAGCATCTTCACCGGACGAAGCAGTTCCATGGCTCCATCATCCACCTTTGCTGCAAGGAGAACGCTGCCGCCCACTTTGTGCGCCTTCTCGAAAAGTGTAACTTTGTGCCCTCTTGCGGCCGCCACTGACGCGCACTGAAGACCCGATGGGCCTCCTCCCACGATGACCACTTTTTTAGGTTTCTTAACCCGGGCAAAGCCGTAGTACCCCCATGCGGGATCCGCCTCTTTACCGAGATTGGGCCGCACGGAGCACCCTATAGGCTGATGGTAATAGAGACGCGAAAAACAGAGATTACACGCGATACAAGGGATAATCTCATCTTCCCTGCCCTCTCGCGCTTTCTTTGGAAGCTCGGGATCAGCAATCATAGGACGACAGGCTTCCCAGAAATCTATGCTGCCTCTCTCAAGCGCCTTTTCCGGTATTTCGGGGAGAAACTGCCGGAAGGCCATCATAACTGGAACATTTACTTCCTTCTTCACAGCTTCAGCCACATAGAGCCAGTGACCCATGGGAACGTCCCTCGTGATAACCGACTGGGACGATTCATGCCACCCTATAGTTACACTCACAAAATCAGCTCCTGCCTTCTCGGCGATCTTGAAACTCTCAAGGCTCTCCTCAAAAGTATTACCTCCCCTGTCGTCGAGAAGCTCAAGGCCACACAACCTTATGCCCACAGGAAAATTGCGCCCAACCTCAGCTTTGATACCTTGAAGCACCTCGACCATGAGACGGCACCTGGACTGTATATCCCCGCCGTACTCGTCCTGTCTCTTATTTGTGTATCGGGAAACGAATGTGGAGACAAGGTATCCTACAATACCGGAAATTTCTATCATATCATACCCGGCATCGACCCCTCTTCTCGCCGCCCTAACATGATCCTTCACGGACTGTTTTATCTCCTCAACCGTAATATCCCTGGGTTTCTTGAAGTAGGACAGTTTCTGGGGAACGGCAGAAGCCATGAGGCTATAATCAAGCTCCACACCGCCCTCTCTCCCGCAATGAAGTATCTGCAGGCATGAGAGCGCCCCGTGTTTTCTGATTACATCCGCGATACGGGCAAGACCGGGTATAAAGGCATCGTCGTAAATGGCCATCATGCCTTTGAATCCTTTTCCTTCGCCCTTCAGGTCCGGATATGCCCCCTGAGTCGTCACTATACCCGCCCCTCCCCGAGCTTGGGCTTCCATGTAGGCCACTT includes these proteins:
- the modB gene encoding molybdate ABC transporter permease subunit; amino-acid sequence: MLPAFTPTDYSAILLSLKVSVVATLLSLPFGFAVAYLMTYRSFRGKIVLDVMVNLPLTLPPVVIGYLLLLLLGQQGWVGKFILKPLGISIIFTWKAAVIATAVVGFPLMVRSIRTGMETIDRRLIQASRTLGAGWFDNIVTVIIPLAMRGIIAGSVLMFARGLGEFGATIIVAGNIPGVTQTIPLAIYEYVSSPRGDVLAMVLCTVSITISITVLVLHEWLSRRMIKKAD
- the modC gene encoding molybdenum ABC transporter ATP-binding protein, which produces MELKIAIQKQFGTFHLDVDYDVEGERVGIFGPSGGGKSTLTGLLAGLNHPDRGIILLDGDVIFDSSKQINTPPNRRRISMVFQRPHLFPHLSVRNNLLYGYRRCAPEHRRITPDNLVEVLRIGHLLDRGIRNLSGGERQRVAIGRAILSSPRLLVMDEPLSGLDDNLKFQIIPFLKETCETFMIPYLFISHSLVEMRIMADKVLSMAEGRITGHMTAEDLARSYMGGNTTGYTNLLALKFSRRINGLYAYDWGNREIFVSMGSDQPSTFFELSSMEIILFRRHPEAISARNLLNCRVTNVFDAGYRLGIELECGGERLIAEIVRQAAEDLGITKGNEIFAAIKATAFKRLG
- a CDS encoding LysR family transcriptional regulator, producing the protein MKLAYKVWLDKDGKAFGEGPYSLLKLVEKTGSLNQAAMEMNMSYRKAWLTIRSIEEKLGFTLLERHTGGRSGGGSTITPEGAEFMNRYELFRKEVQEVLQNTYLKHFG
- a CDS encoding DUF2939 domain-containing protein, giving the protein MKKGKVILVSGVILLLMVLAFIYLKTTPYYSIYRFILAVSDHDAEAAMKYVDIDSVTESLAKSLFPRDETSTGLNKGIASAVSTNMLSIKEGVRLYLVSVIRGQGSIPLSSGSTVTLGNLDIHDVNVGIIWHLRVRREGNTASVEIKSKGVEAVKMRKTDDGYWKFTEVLIERYGKE
- a CDS encoding cadherin-like beta sandwich domain-containing protein, yielding MRPKKNILLSVLVSAAFILTIIYSSSFFINVAYSADQYRITGQFFDRGSMEEDVRPITFPQGKTPSIGVFKGGMPVNTHVTVTPDGKFEFYLSKEWVDAFVGNENDYYMYMPFLDLAIFSQYADYNTSNNGRPVSISEIRAGAPLPILGRFGGIIQGKFSLPTDVVFPDPGLHGYIALRELKSNDYDNESWYSLNNNQGYFQYSLTVPPGQYKIAFGYGRYGSANTFQYFNGKTTDESADIITVTAFEDVTGVNTVGTQLSSDATLASLTVSAGTLIPAFTPNTTNYTVTVPNNVSSINITAAATHGAASVAGTGTKDLVVGINAFSITVTAENGATHTYTIAVTREGEPPEITTSSLPSGTAGTQYNEKLEATGDPDRWSIVGGALPEGLILTANGIISGIPRKGETASFTIRAENQYGFDEKQLFIETTDEPPIIVGIPPIITTTFPNNRLPDAVEGELYPGVRLTATGTAPIYWSASGLPEEMWIDAQEGIITGIPRTPGMKIFSITATNIFGPSVDTKTYQLYVRPAVLNTDAQFLQESVSGILRNGLSQSNLSLNGKVLTLVIDGREFVLSSNANNRNISGEIALGNGYYLVFDIKGNGSNVKDFRVIKR
- a CDS encoding MarR family transcriptional regulator produces the protein MGINYRSDLSADENLLMALVRAAETFKRAVSNIFRKHGLSFPQYNMLRVIDASKDGQSRITHVSRIMIVPVANMTGIARRLEKNGFIKRKSDPSDERVTILEISPKGKKTLIRIEKERDDYIYMMLKDFAENEKSVLLQNLKLLIRNNRELE
- a CDS encoding 4Fe-4S binding protein; its protein translation is MIPVIGLEECTGCGNCVEACPPEALSLKGDKVHLAADLCEECGFCAPECPIGTISIPFPRSTDK
- a CDS encoding FAD-dependent oxidoreductase — translated: MEKYPHIFSPGRIGVLTAKNRVKYAATETNFPYGDGFVSDKEVAYMEAQARGGAGIVTTQGAYPDLKGEGKGFKGMMAIYDDAFIPGLARIADVIRKHGALSCLQILHCGREGGVELDYSLMASAVPQKLSYFKKPRDITVEEIKQSVKDHVRAARRGVDAGYDMIEISGIVGYLVSTFVSRYTNKRQDEYGGDIQSRCRLMVEVLQGIKAEVGRNFPVGIRLCGLELLDDRGGNTFEESLESFKIAEKAGADFVSVTIGWHESSQSVITRDVPMGHWLYVAEAVKKEVNVPVMMAFRQFLPEIPEKALERGSIDFWEACRPMIADPELPKKAREGREDEIIPCIACNLCFSRLYYHQPIGCSVRPNLGKEADPAWGYYGFARVKKPKKVVIVGGGPSGLQCASVAAARGHKVTLFEKAHKVGGSVLLAAKVDDGAMELLRPVKMLEGECRRNGVDIRLGVACTPDIIAKEGPQVVVLANGAGIRKAPYLSSQAFLTPEDIMAKGIKPPRRTVIIGGGGVGLGIAVFLLRTGEYDLTVIEEGTRFGRDVNPFYLWQYVRSLKEKKVVLMAGVRILGIEGHGIRLSGSSGEKVIGFDGIILAKQEPAEIWETVPGREIYYIGDAKRPRRINNAIHDGYRMGMNI